Below is a window of Clostridiales bacterium DNA.
TTTTCGGACCAGACCCGGCCGTTCCGGATCACAATGCCCGTTGTCTGCTTGTTCAGCATCCGGTATCCGAAGAAATCGTCGGAAAACGCGAATACGGCCTTGTGGTCCCGGACAATCGTCGTCGGTTTGGAAAGGAACGTGCCGGATTTGGTCATTTTCTCCGGCGGCGCTTCATTCACCATCGCGCCGAAAAACGCCGGTTCCCGGTAGCGGATGGCCGCTTCCAGCCACTGGTGCGGCACGGATTTGTCCACACGCTGCCGGACCTCCACATGGATATCCCGGCTCACATAGCTCCATACCCCGGCCTTCCGGTCCGCGTAGACGTAGGGCTTCTCCGCGTCATAGAACCCTTCCTCATCCAGCGGGATCTTCGTCTTCCCGGCCGGTTCAGGCATAAGGAACCGGGCCGGCGCCTTCCCGTTGCTGCTGTCGGCCGCCGCCCGCTTCTTTCCGTCCTTTCCGATGCAGTTATCCGAAAAAATCAGTTCCTGCAGTTCGGGGGTGGCGATTCCCGTCTGCCGGAGTCCGTTCTTTTTCTGGAGCTGCCGGATTCGTTCCACTGTGTTTTTGTTATAGTCATCCCCAAAGTTCCGGGAGGTAATGTAGCCGAGGTCAAACAATCTTTCCTTCAGCGCCGTCACGTCCGGGCCGCTGTCTCCTTTTTTCAGCTCCCGGTAGGAAGCCTCCGCGAAAACCCCGGTAACAATCACCGCCAGCAGCAATAACACGGCCACGGCCGCCGCTGCCGGGAGCGCTTTATATTTCTTCATTTTTCTGCCTGCTTATTCGTTCACAATAATCCGGACCTTGGCATTCTCGATGGTATAGTGGGTTTCGGCCTGGATCGGCTCATCGCCGCTCCGGATGGTGATCCTTCCGCCGATAATCTCCACATAACCCAGGGAGGATTTTTCCTTATTGGTGCTCTTGATGCCGTCCTTGCCCGCGTTGATCTCGATCTCGCCGCCGGCAATCTGCACGCTGTCCTTCCCCTTGATGCCGTGCCGGACAGCTTCCACCACAATCTTCCCGCCGCGGATGACCAGGGTGTCCTTGGACGCGATTCCGTCCACCCGTCCGCCGGTCACCTGCAGGCTTCCGCTTCCCTCAATCACAAGGTCTGCCGCGGAAAACAGCACCGCGCTCGGATCCTCATCCGGATCCGCGTTGCTCTGCGGTCCGTCGGAAATAATGTTCTCTGTTCCTTCCGCCAGGGAGATCACCGCCTGCCGGCCGCACCTTTCCACTTCGATGGCCGCGCTCGCCTTGTTGTGGATTTCCACCCCGCTCAGGACAAGGACAACGTCGCCCTTTTCCTTCACGTCCACATGAATCTGCCCGTCGGTCAGTGTGCCGGAGAGCACGTAGGTTCCGGGTTTTTCAATCCGGACCACCCCGTTGTCAAAGGACACGCCCTCTGTTTCCTGCTCCAGCCCCATGTCTGAAAAAGAAACAACAGCCGCGTCTTCTCCAAGGACAGGTACTGCTGCGAACAGCATGATCACCAGCAGGATAATCACGCTTTTCTTCATCATCCGGGTTCCTCCATTCCTCCATATTCTGCCGGTCCTGCCGTTCGTTCCGGGCAGGGGGCAGAACGATATTCTCCAGATTAAATATATATGATTCAGTTTTCTATGTCAATGGACACCCGTTTCGGCAGGCAGATCCTGGGTTTGCGGAAATCCCGGGGCGGCAGGTCTTTCCGGCGCCCTCCGGAATACAAAAAAAAGCCGGGACTGCAGGATCCCGGCAGTCCCGGCCTGGAAGCCGGTTTTCAGGTGTCCGTCCGGACGGCCTTCATGGCAATCTTGTCCCGGTACATGGCCTCATCGGCCCGGCGCAGCACTTCCTCGGTGGATGCGTCGCGGCCTTTTTCGTATTTTGCGATCCCCGCCGCGGCGGAAACCTTTTCCCATGGCTGCAGGGAATCATCCGCCTGCAGCTTTGCCGCTTCCTCCTTGAATGCGCGGATGCGTTCCTCCGCGCCTTCCTGGGCTTTTCCTTCCAGGATCACCGCAAACTCATCCCCGCCGATCCGGTATACATGTTCTTCCTCGAACACCTTCCGGATCAGGTTCGCGGCATGCTGCAGGTAAAGGTTGCCCTGCTCATGGCCGTAGGTATCATTCATCCGTTTCAGGAAGTTGATATCGATCATCACAATGGAGAAATCCGCGTCCCCGGTATCTTCCTTTTTGTTCAGCACGTCATTGTAATCATAGTATGCGGTCCGGTTCTGCAGTCCGGTCAGCGTGTCCTGGTAGGCCCGGTCCTCCAGTTTATCCATCTTCCGGATCACACCCCGGTCTGTGGCAAAAATGCTCACAGCCAGGATGATTCCCAGCACAATCAGGAAAATGAGCCCAACCTGGCTGATGACGTTCCAGGTATATTCCCGCAGCATATCCATGGAACTGTCCGCGCCGACGTAGCACCGGCAGTTTCCTTCCGCGTCGCGGACCGGGGTCAGCACCGTCAGCACATGGCCGTATTTTTCATTGGACTCAATCGACGGAACTTCTTTTCCCACCAGCAGGTCCGGAATATACGGCTGGTATGCCGGGAAGAACGGTTCCACCGTTCCCGGTTCCGACCCGGCAAACTGCTCCGTGTTCAGGTCAAACACCACATGGAAACCGTCCTCCCGGACCTGGTAGACGTACAGGTAAACGATATCCGGGTAGGCTTCCCGCAGCAGGTACAGCTTGTGTTCCGTCTCAGCATAGCCGGGATAATTCCGTCCCTGCTCCAGGTATCCGTCAATATCTTCCACGTCGATGATATCCCCGGCAATCAGGCCGGTCAGTCCCTTTGAGTAATCCTCAAGGTCCCGGATCTCATATTGCCGGAATGTATGGAAACTGATCAGGATATATGCCGCGGTCATCACCAGGAGCACGGCCACCACCGGAATCAGGATCTTCCGTCTGCCGATTCCCTTTTTCATTTTTTTACACCTTCTGTGTCTTGAAAATCCTTGTTTTTCTTTTCGCCCCGGAAGGCGTTTTTTCCTGCTTCCGCGCTTTCCCTTGTTGCGGGTCCTGTTCCATGGTATGATGAATCCGCAGTACCGGACAGCGGGGGAGTGGAAAAAATGCAGATGCTGATGGAAGCGGCAAAGGACTATATCCGGACTCTCTTTGCGGAGAATACGGACGGCCACGGATTCGGGCATTCCATGCGGGTGTACCGGAACGCCCTGCTGATCCTGGAAACAGAACCGGAGGCGGACCGGCTGGTTGTTTCCCTGGGTGCCCTGCTCCATGACGCGGACGACCATAAGCTGTTCCATACGGAGAACAACGCCAACGCCCGGCGTTTCCTGCGCGGGCAGGGAATCAGTCCGGAAACGGAAGACCGGATCTGTGAGGCGGTCAATTCCGTTTCCTTCAGCCAGAACGGCGATAAACGTCCCGCAACAACCGAAGGCCGGATTATCCAGGATGCGGACCGGCTGGACGCGATCGGGGCCATCGGAATTGCCCGGACGTTTGCCTACGGCGGAAAGCACGGACGGCCGCCGGAGGATTCCATCGCGCATTTCCATGAAAAGCTGCTCCTGCTGAAGGACAGGATGAATACGGAAAAAGCCCGGGTAATGGCGGCCTCCCGCCATGCGTTCATGGAACAGTTCCTGCGGGAATGGGACCGGGAGCAGGAAGAAACTTAATTGAAGATGCACATAGAAAGGACTATAACTGCATGGAACAGAACACTCCCGCGGCGACGCATGCCCGCAAAGGATATCCCGGCCGTGGCGAAGCGGAGCGGATCCTGGCGGAAGCCGAACCGCTCAACCCCGGTCCCTGGGGAGATCACAGCCGCACAGCGGCCCACTGCGCGGAGAAAATCGCGCTGTACGCGGGCCTGGATCCCGACAAGGCGTATGTCCTCGGCCTGCTCCACGATATCGGCCGCCGTTTCGGCAAGCGCCACCTGGGGCATGTATCCGACGGATATACGTATATGATGTCCCTCGGCTATGAGGATGCCGCCCGGATCTGCCTCACGCATTCCTTCAACGACAAACGCATGGAAAGCTATGTCGGGAGCTTTGATACCAGTGAGGAGGAAACCCGCCTCATCCGGGAAAAGCTGCAGGAGGCGGTATATGATGATTACGATCTCCTGATCCAGCTGTGCGATTCCATCTCCGGTGCGGAAGGCGTCATGGACATCATCGACCGGATGGGCGATGTGAAGCGCCGCTATGGGTTTTATGATCCGGATAAATGGAACAGGAACCTGGAGCTGAAAGCTTATTTTGAGGAAAAAATGGGAAAAGACCTGTACGAAGCCGTTGAGAAGGACACTTTTACCCCGGGTGCCGGCTGATTTTCGGAAAACGGATAATTGATACTTGACGCAGTGCCGGATTACAGGGTATACTCACTCCAATGTTTCCGGAAAGGAGCTCTTCCCATGACGATGAACGGTATGGTTTATATGATGGCCGAAGCGTATTGCTGGGGTTATTATTTCACATACCATCGTCCGAAGAGCCGATAAGCCCGTTTCCGGAAAATGCACCCGCATTGAAGATCACTTATCGTTCGTCGGATAAGTGATCTTTTTTATATTCAGGAGAAGAAAGGAAGCGTGAATGAAATGAACAAACCCGGAACACAGCAGCTGGAAACCCATCGGCTGATCCTTCGCCGTTTCCGCGCGGAGGACGCGGAAGACATGTTCAGGAACTGGGCGTCGGACCCGGAGGTCACCCGATACCTGACCTGGCCGGCCCACGGCAGTGTGGAGATCACCCGGATGGTCCTGGCGGACTGGATTTCCCGCTACGATGACGGCAGTTTCTTCAACTGGGCAATCGTCCTGAAGGAAACCGGAGAAGTCATCGGGAATATCGCGGCGGTCAGTGTCATTGAGCCCCTTGAATCTGCGGAGCTCGGATACTGCCTCGGCCGCGCCTTCTGGGGCCGCGGCATCATGCCCGAAGCCCTCCGGGCGGTCAACGCCTGGCTGTTTGAGACCGCGGGGCTCCGCCGCGTCATCGCGCATCACGATGTAAACAATCCCGGTTCCGGCCGGGTCATGGCCAAGGCTGGCATGAAGCTGGAAGGCATCCTGCACGGAGCCGGAAGGAATAACCAGGGCTTCTGCGATGTCGCCCAGTATGCTCTCCTCCGGGAAGACGCGGAAGTCCCCGTGCAGGAATCTGCCCTCTCCCCGGTCGCCGTCCGGCTGGCCCGGGAGGAGGACCTGGACCGCGTCAATGAACTGCGCCGGGAGGTCAATGACCTGCACGTCGCCGGAGTCCCGGATGTTTTCAAACCGGGTTTCTGCGACGAACTGCGGGATTTCCTGTACGTGATATGGAAAAACCCCCAGCAGGAAATCGTCATCGCGGAGCTGGAAGGAAAGGTCTGCGGCTTCGCGGTCCTGAACCATATCAATAAGCCGGAAAACCCCTTCATGTTTGAGCGGGATTTCCTGGATATTGACGAATTCGGCGTCGATGCCTCCTGCCGCCGGCAGGGCGTTGCCTCCGCGATGATCCGGTTCATCCGGGAATTCGCGCGGGAAAAAGGCTTCCGCCGGATTGAGCTGAACATGTGGGAGTTCAACCGCGGCGCCCTGGCCTTCTACGAGACGGCCGGTTTTTCCACCTTCCGCCGGTACATGGAAATCAAATTCCCGGAATAATCCCCCATGCCGCCATTCCGGCGGCTTTTTCTTTTTTGAGAACGGTTCTCATTTTTCTTGACATGTATCCCATCGATGCATATAATTGAGAACGGTTTTCAAATTCGGCATATGCCGAAGGACCCGGTTCAATGACTGGAGCAACCGGTTTTTGATCTCGTCCGGTCAGTCATTGAAACCCTGGAGGATGATCCTATGAAGCGCAGAAAACTGCTGGCCGTATTGCTGGCTTCCGTTCTTTTCCTGGTTTCCGCAGCCGTCCCGGCTGTGGAAGCGGAGGGGGAAAAGCTGGATATTGTCACCACCATTTTCCCGGTATACGACTGGATCCGGCAGGTATCCGGCGGCGCGGAGCACGCGCAGGTCACCATGCTGCTGGACAGCGGGGTGGATCTCCACAGCTACCAGCCCACCGCGGCGGATATGATGCGAATCGCCTCCTGCGATGTATTTGTCTATGTCGGCGGGGAATCGGACAAATGGGTGGAGGATGCCCTGAAAAGCTCTGTCAACCCGGACCAGGTGGTCATCAGCCTGCTGGATCTCCTGGGTGATGACGTGAAGGCCGAGGAGCTCATCGAGGGGATGGAGCCGGAATCCCATGAGGAAGATGAAGAGGAGGAAGCAGACGAGCATGTCTGGCTTTCCCTGCGCAATGCCCGGAAACTGGTCACCGGGATTGCCGCCCGGCTTGCGGAAGCCGACCCGGACTGCGCGGAAGCGTATACCGCCGGCGCCGCTGCCTACTGTGACCGCCTGGACGCGCTGGACGCGCAATATTCGGAAGTCATCGCCTCCGCCGCGCATCAGGTGGTTCTTTTCGGCGATCGTTTCCCGTTCCGTTATATGGCGGATGATTACGGCCTCACCTGCTATGCCGCCTTCTCCGGCTGCTCCGCGGAAACGGGCGCCAGCTTCAAAACCATCGTTTTCCTGGCGCAGAAACTCGACGAGCTGGACCTGCCGGTCGTACTGGCCATCGAAGGATCCGACTGCAGGATCGCGGAAACCGTCATCCAGTCTTCCGCGAAGAAAGACCGGAAAATCCTCACGCTGGATTCCATGCAGGGGGTCACCGCCGCGGAGATTCAGGCGGGAGCCAGCTATCTGTCCATCATGGAGCAAAACCTGGAAGTGCTGCGGGAAGCGCTGAACTGAACCCTCCCGCCTCCCTTGCCATCAGGGCGGATTCCTGGTATCCTTACCGGTAAATTCCGCTCACAGGAGGAACCGTATGAAACGCCTGCCCTGCCTGGCCGCCATCGTTGATTTCGACCGGACGCTGCTCCGTACGGATAAAACCATCTCCGGCTACACCGTCCGCGTCCTGCAGCTCTGGCAGGAAAACGGGGGCCGGCTCTTCGCCGCCACCGCGCGGCCGGAGCGGGCCATCGGGGAATACTGCCGGCAGGTCGCCTTCGATGCGGTCTGCACGCTGAACGGTGCCCGGACGATCACGAAGGATTCCGTGATTGAGAACCCCATCCCGGAAGGCAGTGCCCTTTCCGTGCTGGAACAGTTTTCCGCCATCCCCGGCATCGTCCTTTCCGTGGAAGCGGAAAACGGGATTTACGCCAATATGGATATCCCGCCCTGGGCGCCGAAGGTCACGGACCGCCTCCTGGATCTTCCCCTGGCGGAGAAAATCTATAAAATTCTCGCCAGCCATCCGGAGCTCCCGGCGGATCAGCTGGCGGTCCGCCTGCCGGATGATACCTACTTTTCCGTGGCCGAGGGGAAACTGCTCCAGGTCATGAGCCGCTCCGCCACCAAATGGAACGGCGTCCGGAATATGCTGGACGCATTCGGGATTGATCCGACCCGGGCGGTCTTCTTCGGCGATGACAATGATGATATTGAGCCCATCCGGCAGTGCGGCTGCGGGGTTGCGGTCCGCAATGCCCTGGAGGATGTCCGGGCGGCCGCGGATGAAATTGCGGAAAGCAACGATGAGGACGGGGTTGCCCGGTTCCTGGAGCGGCTGATGAATTCGTAATGAAGAAACAAAAGCGCCGGAAGTGCTGTGCACTTCCGGCGCCTTTCATTTTCCCGGTTACTCTTTCCGGCGCTTCCGGAGCAGGTATTCATCCAGTTTGGTTTTCACGCTGTCCGGGATTTCCCGGGAAACGGGGCACTTCACCGCGTCCGCCATGGCCAGCGTAAAGTCGGTGAGGAAATCGATATCCTCAGCCAGCTGCGTTTCGGAAAGCAGCGTCTTGGTATCATAGCGGTTATGAATGGTCGCCTGGGACTTGGGGGCGATCCGCGCAAAGGACAGTGCCGGCACTCCGTGATCCGCGAAGGGGGTGGAGTCGCTGGAATAAACATCCTGCCGCCCGTACAGGCCCCATCCGCGCAGGGCGCAGAAATACTCAATGAAATGGAGCAGCTTGTCTTCCGCGCTGACGCAGGTGATGAACCGTCCCATATAGGTGCCGATCATATCCAGGTTGATGTTCAGCGCAACCTTCCCCAGTTCTTTTTCATGGGCCGCGGTATACGCCTTGGAACCCAGCAGGCCGACTTCCTCGCTGCCGCAGAACACGAACCGCAGCCCGTAGCGGAGCGGGGCCTTTTCGCGCAGCGCTTCCATGATTCCCAGCAGTCCCACGCAGCCGGACATATTGTCATACGCGCCGTGGGAAAGCGGCGTGGAATCGTAATGGGCCGTCAGCACGATCCATTCGTCGGTTCTCCCGGGAATCTCCGCTACCACGTTCTGGGATTCCCCGGCGGTTTCCTCCTGCTCAATCCGGATCGATACCGACGCGGGAGCGGATTTCACCAGCTCAAAGGCGTCCTTCGCGTTGATATTGACGCACGGCACCTTCTTCCCCAGGGATACGTAGGGGCGCAGCATCTTCTGGTCGATATCCCGGTCTTCAAAGTGGATATCCCCGTCGTAGGTAATGAATCCGACCGCGCCGGCATTCAGCAGGTCATGGTAAACCCAGTAGGTAATCCCCGTATCCAGCAGGACGATCTTTCCCTTCGCCTGCGCGCAGGAAGCCGGGTCCGTATTGGGCAGGTAGCACAGCGGCGCTTCCACGCTTCCGCTGCCGCACAGCTTGTACCCCTTGCAGGGGATCTCCCGGCCGTCGGCGGTCAGCACCGCTTCCCGGATCTCCGCCGTCCATACGTCAAACGGCTCCAGGGCGGCCTGTACGCCGTATTTCCGGCATTCCTCCGCCAGGTAAACCGCCGCCGTCTTTTCCGCCTCCGAACCGCTGGTCCGGATGTAGTCCGTCCTGTCCAGAATCTCCCTGATCTTTTCCTGTGTCATGCTGTTTTTCTCCTTCAGCCGGGTCTTCTCTTCCATTGATCCGGTATATATTCGTATATATTCGCCGAAAACAGGCGCTGCCCCTGCTTTTCGCAGGGGCAGCGCGTAAACCGGATTCACAGGAGCGCCCGGAGCGCCTCCCGGACCGCCGCGGCAAACCGGGCGTGTCCTTCCGGGTCCATATGTTCTTCATCGGCCGGGCTGGCCGCCGCGTAATCGGACGCGGCCAGGAAGCTGTTCCCCCGCCGGGCCGCGATCCCGCGGTAAATTTCCCGCAGCGCTTCGCACACCCGCACGGACTGCCGGTCAAACGCCGGGTCCTTGTCCGGTCTCCATACGTCTTCTCCCAGCCGCAGCGGGGAGCAGACCAGGATCCGTTCCGGAGGCACCAGGTTTTCGAACCGGTCCAGGCATTGTTCCAGCCCGCGGCCGATTTCCTCCGGTGCGGCATGGAAAGCGGCCTTGCAGTCGTTGGTGCCGAGCATCAGGATCACGGCATCCAGGTTTTCCGTCCCGGCATACCGGGCAATATCGTCGATTCCCCGGAGGCCCGGCCGCACCGGATCCTCATACACGGTGGTGCGTCCGCATACGCCGTCCTCCAGGATCCGGATCCCCCGGCTTTCCAGTTCCTTCTGCAGCCGGCCCGTCCAGCGGACGTCCGCGGGATACCGTTCCCCCGCGGAGGCGGGAACCAGTCCCCATGTGTTGGAATCCCCGAAAGCCAGTACCTGTTTCATGCCGTTTCTTCCTTTATTCTGCGGCCCCTTTCTCCTGCCGTTTCCGGTAGTCCTCCAGGGCGGACTGGATGGCCTCCTCCGCGAGTACGGAGCAGTGGAGCTTGTGGGCCGGAAGGCCGTCCAGCGCTTCCGTCACCGCCTGGTTCGTCAGCTGCATCGCTTCGGAAAGCGGCTTGCCCTTGATCATCTCCGTGGCCATGGAGCTGGAGGCGATCGCGCTGCCGCAGCCGAATGTTTCAAACTTCACGTCCTGGATGATGTCATCCTCAATCTTCAGGTACATCTTCATGATGTCCCCGCACTTGGCGTTGCCGACTTCGCCCACGGCATTCGCGTCCTCAATGACGCCCACATTCCGCGGATGAAGGAAATGGTCCATGACTTTTTCACTGTACAGTGCCATCTTGCTGTCCCTCCCGGTTACAGAATATGCGGAATCTTTCCGCTCTGCAGGTCCCGCCACACCGGCGAGAAGCTGCGCAGGTATGCCACCATGTCCTTTACGGCGGCAATGATCTCGTCCACGTCCTCCGGGGTGTTTTCCCGCCCGAGGGTCAGGCGCAGGGAACCGTGCGCCACGTCATGCACCCGGCCGATCGCCAGCAGCACGTGGCTGGGATCCAGGGAGCCGGAGGTGCAGGCGCTGCCGGAGGAGGCGCTGATGCCCTTCTCATCCAGCAGGAGCAGCAGGGATTCCCCTTCAATGCCTTCAAAGCAGAAGCTCACGTTCCCGGGAAGGCGCTTTTCGGCGTCCCCGTTCAGCGAGGAGTGCGGGATTTCATTCAGCCCGGCAATCAGCCGGTCCCGGAGCACCGTCAGCCGGGCGGCTTCGGCATCCCGCTCGGAAACGCTTTCCTTCAGCGCCGCGGCCATGCCCACGATTCCGGGCAGGTTTTCCGTGCCGGCGCGCTTTCCCTTTTCCTGCGCGCCGCCGTTGATCAGCGGCAGCAGCGGCAGTCCCTTCCGGGCATACAGGAAACCGACGCCCTTGGGGCCGTGGAACTTGTGGGCGGAAGCCGACAGGTAATCAATGTCCTCCGCCTTCACGTCGATATCCAGCGGTCCCACCGCCTGCACCGCGTCCGTATGGAACGGCACCTTGCGGGCCCGGCAGATCTCCCCGATCTCCCGGATCGGCTGGATGGTGCCGATCTCGTTGTTGGCGGTCATCACGGTCACCAAGCAGGTTTCCGGCCGGATGGCGGCTTCCACCTCTTCCGGGCGCACCACGCCGTTCGTGTGCACGTCCAGCAGGGTCACCTCGAATCCTTCGGTCTTCAGCTGCTCCAGCGTATGAAGCACCGCGTGGTGCTCAAAGGCAGTGGAGATGATATGGTTCTTTCCTTTCCGTTTCCCGGCCAGGGCCGCGGAACGGATCGCCTGGTTGTCCGCCTCGCTTCCGCCGGAGGTGAAATAAATCTCCCGCGGCTCCGCATTGATCACCGCGGCGATTTCCTGCCGCGCGTTTTCCAGGGTCTCTTTGGCCTGCTGCCCGATCCGGTACAGGCTCGACGGGTTTCCGTATTCCTCCCGCATGCACTGGGTCATGACGGCGATGGCCGCCTCGCTCATGGCGGTGGTCGCGGCGTGGTCCGCGTATATGCTCATTCCGTAATCTCCTTTGCTTGGGTCTGGGTCGTTACCACGGGCATTATATTCCATTTTGCCTACTATGTCAATAGGTAATTAAACGGCCTCTTTCGCGCTTCAAAATTCATGTTTGACATAAAGTGAACTCGAAGGTTTACCATTCTTTTCAGGAAGGAAAAATACACATCGGATCATCATTCATCGGGAGGAAGGTCATATGTTCGGTTTCAATTACTACACCCCCACCAAGGTCGTTTTCGGAAAGGGCACGGAGTCCCGGGTGGCGGAGCTGGTCCGGGAATTTGGCGGCAAAAAGGTCCTGATTCATTACGGCGGCGGGAGCGTCATCCGCTCCGGCCTCCTGCAGCGGGTTACGGATACGCTGGATGCGGCCGGTATCCCCTACGTCACACTGGGCGGCGCGGGCCTTGCCGCCGTATGGGGAAGCTGGGCGCGCTATGTCTGCCCGGAATGCCTGCCCCGGTTCAAACGCTTTGCCCTCAATGTGATGGGCGTGGATCCGTCCGGTACGGATGCGGAAATCGCCCTGCGGGGAATCGAAGCGCTGGAGGCCTTCTTCCGCCGGATCGGAATGCCCACGAACCTGCGGGAGCTGGGAGTGGCCGCCACGGACGAGGACCTGGCCCTCATGGCCCACAAGTGCGCGGTCGGCGTCGGCGGCGCCATGGGCTCCGCCCGCCTGCTGAAAGAAGAGGATATGCTGGCCATCTACCAGGCCAGCCGGTAAATCCCGGTGTCCCGGACCGTACGATCCGGGGTTTTTTTGATTCCCCGGCAGATGGATGGTTCGGGGAACCGGAAAGCCCGTGCCCCGGGCGGTCGGAACAGAAAAGGTAAGATTTTTTCGATCGCAATCGATTACGTTTAAAAATGATTTGCATATTTGCATTTGTTGCTGAAATCGGCTTTGATTCTGTTGACAGTAGGTCCGTTTTGTGCTAAATTACGACCAGATGTGA
It encodes the following:
- a CDS encoding HAD hydrolase family protein gives rise to the protein MKRLPCLAAIVDFDRTLLRTDKTISGYTVRVLQLWQENGGRLFAATARPERAIGEYCRQVAFDAVCTLNGARTITKDSVIENPIPEGSALSVLEQFSAIPGIVLSVEAENGIYANMDIPPWAPKVTDRLLDLPLAEKIYKILASHPELPADQLAVRLPDDTYFSVAEGKLLQVMSRSATKWNGVRNMLDAFGIDPTRAVFFGDDNDDIEPIRQCGCGVAVRNALEDVRAAADEIAESNDEDGVARFLERLMNS
- a CDS encoding HD domain-containing protein gives rise to the protein MEQNTPAATHARKGYPGRGEAERILAEAEPLNPGPWGDHSRTAAHCAEKIALYAGLDPDKAYVLGLLHDIGRRFGKRHLGHVSDGYTYMMSLGYEDAARICLTHSFNDKRMESYVGSFDTSEEETRLIREKLQEAVYDDYDLLIQLCDSISGAEGVMDIIDRMGDVKRRYGFYDPDKWNRNLELKAYFEEKMGKDLYEAVEKDTFTPGAG
- a CDS encoding carbohydrate-binding domain-containing protein, with the translated sequence MMKKSVIILLVIMLFAAVPVLGEDAAVVSFSDMGLEQETEGVSFDNGVVRIEKPGTYVLSGTLTDGQIHVDVKEKGDVVLVLSGVEIHNKASAAIEVERCGRQAVISLAEGTENIISDGPQSNADPDEDPSAVLFSAADLVIEGSGSLQVTGGRVDGIASKDTLVIRGGKIVVEAVRHGIKGKDSVQIAGGEIEINAGKDGIKSTNKEKSSLGYVEIIGGRITIRSGDEPIQAETHYTIENAKVRIIVNE
- a CDS encoding Zn-dependent exopeptidase M28, producing the protein MTQEKIREILDRTDYIRTSGSEAEKTAAVYLAEECRKYGVQAALEPFDVWTAEIREAVLTADGREIPCKGYKLCGSGSVEAPLCYLPNTDPASCAQAKGKIVLLDTGITYWVYHDLLNAGAVGFITYDGDIHFEDRDIDQKMLRPYVSLGKKVPCVNINAKDAFELVKSAPASVSIRIEQEETAGESQNVVAEIPGRTDEWIVLTAHYDSTPLSHGAYDNMSGCVGLLGIMEALREKAPLRYGLRFVFCGSEEVGLLGSKAYTAAHEKELGKVALNINLDMIGTYMGRFITCVSAEDKLLHFIEYFCALRGWGLYGRQDVYSSDSTPFADHGVPALSFARIAPKSQATIHNRYDTKTLLSETQLAEDIDFLTDFTLAMADAVKCPVSREIPDSVKTKLDEYLLRKRRKE
- a CDS encoding phosphodiester glycosidase family protein, which produces MKKYKALPAAAAVAVLLLLAVIVTGVFAEASYRELKKGDSGPDVTALKERLFDLGYITSRNFGDDYNKNTVERIRQLQKKNGLRQTGIATPELQELIFSDNCIGKDGKKRAAADSSNGKAPARFLMPEPAGKTKIPLDEEGFYDAEKPYVYADRKAGVWSYVSRDIHVEVRQRVDKSVPHQWLEAAIRYREPAFFGAMVNEAPPEKMTKSGTFLSKPTTIVRDHKAVFAFSDDFFGYRMLNKQTTGIVIRNGRVWSEKTKKGDSRVWPPLDLIALFDDGHMKTYESDSHTAQEYLDMGVVSTFAFGPILVENGTVCPDLKKWRTTDRAPRMAMGITADGTILAVDVLGRRKDAVGVTITWLADKLIELGAVEAVNLDGGNTTCMIFMDDVINRPAGVKEKDLRTVNGMIGIREGKE
- a CDS encoding HD domain-containing protein: MQMLMEAAKDYIRTLFAENTDGHGFGHSMRVYRNALLILETEPEADRLVVSLGALLHDADDHKLFHTENNANARRFLRGQGISPETEDRICEAVNSVSFSQNGDKRPATTEGRIIQDADRLDAIGAIGIARTFAYGGKHGRPPEDSIAHFHEKLLLLKDRMNTEKARVMAASRHAFMEQFLREWDREQEET
- a CDS encoding GGDEF domain-containing protein, whose protein sequence is MKKGIGRRKILIPVVAVLLVMTAAYILISFHTFRQYEIRDLEDYSKGLTGLIAGDIIDVEDIDGYLEQGRNYPGYAETEHKLYLLREAYPDIVYLYVYQVREDGFHVVFDLNTEQFAGSEPGTVEPFFPAYQPYIPDLLVGKEVPSIESNEKYGHVLTVLTPVRDAEGNCRCYVGADSSMDMLREYTWNVISQVGLIFLIVLGIILAVSIFATDRGVIRKMDKLEDRAYQDTLTGLQNRTAYYDYNDVLNKKEDTGDADFSIVMIDINFLKRMNDTYGHEQGNLYLQHAANLIRKVFEEEHVYRIGGDEFAVILEGKAQEGAEERIRAFKEEAAKLQADDSLQPWEKVSAAAGIAKYEKGRDASTEEVLRRADEAMYRDKIAMKAVRTDT
- a CDS encoding zinc ABC transporter substrate-binding protein: MKRRKLLAVLLASVLFLVSAAVPAVEAEGEKLDIVTTIFPVYDWIRQVSGGAEHAQVTMLLDSGVDLHSYQPTAADMMRIASCDVFVYVGGESDKWVEDALKSSVNPDQVVISLLDLLGDDVKAEELIEGMEPESHEEDEEEEADEHVWLSLRNARKLVTGIAARLAEADPDCAEAYTAGAAAYCDRLDALDAQYSEVIASAAHQVVLFGDRFPFRYMADDYGLTCYAAFSGCSAETGASFKTIVFLAQKLDELDLPVVLAIEGSDCRIAETVIQSSAKKDRKILTLDSMQGVTAAEIQAGASYLSIMEQNLEVLREALN
- a CDS encoding GNAT family N-acetyltransferase produces the protein MNKPGTQQLETHRLILRRFRAEDAEDMFRNWASDPEVTRYLTWPAHGSVEITRMVLADWISRYDDGSFFNWAIVLKETGEVIGNIAAVSVIEPLESAELGYCLGRAFWGRGIMPEALRAVNAWLFETAGLRRVIAHHDVNNPGSGRVMAKAGMKLEGILHGAGRNNQGFCDVAQYALLREDAEVPVQESALSPVAVRLAREEDLDRVNELRREVNDLHVAGVPDVFKPGFCDELRDFLYVIWKNPQQEIVIAELEGKVCGFAVLNHINKPENPFMFERDFLDIDEFGVDASCRRQGVASAMIRFIREFAREKGFRRIELNMWEFNRGALAFYETAGFSTFRRYMEIKFPE
- a CDS encoding arylesterase; translated protein: MKQVLAFGDSNTWGLVPASAGERYPADVRWTGRLQKELESRGIRILEDGVCGRTTVYEDPVRPGLRGIDDIARYAGTENLDAVILMLGTNDCKAAFHAAPEEIGRGLEQCLDRFENLVPPERILVCSPLRLGEDVWRPDKDPAFDRQSVRVCEALREIYRGIAARRGNSFLAASDYAAASPADEEHMDPEGHARFAAAVREALRALL